In Podospora pseudopauciseta strain CBS 411.78 chromosome 3, whole genome shotgun sequence, one genomic interval encodes:
- a CDS encoding hypothetical protein (COG:C; COG:H; EggNog:ENOG503NYYV), whose product MGHWEALRSEALGNGEVNESKPLWILQQVALLALKCTPSPDDMSNKAKALRFYLWITCCRKEDSLPNQPPVTGPETDHSLLPEGLLGNSCAACGKQGATMRCSPCLIKNGDNCSHETIRTLYCDRTCQAQPWPKHRQISRVVKLYEEVWEHFMDLTQVHFRPKNINIPVCRMTPDRVEFSGMPGHNVLPLTLSSARQLVLDPTRAQFGWKEALSPWESHPQAPRLDDECRASGGVL is encoded by the coding sequence ATGGGGCATTGGGAGGCGCTCAGAAGTGAGGCGCTTGGAAACGGCGAGGTGAATGAGTCGAAGCCGCTCTGGATTCTCCAGCAGGTAGCGCTCCTGGCGCTCAAATGTACCCCTTCTCCCGACGATATGAGCAACAAAGCCAAGGCCCTTCGCTTCTACCTTTGGATCACATGCTGTCGGAAGGAAGATTCTTTGCCCAACCAGCCCCCCGTAACAGGCCCAGAAACCGATCACAGCCTTCTGCCAGAGGGACTCTTGGGAAACAGTTGCGCAGCATGCGGCAAGCAGGGCGCTACCATGCGGTGCTCTCCATGTCTCATCAAGAACGGTGACAACTGCAGCCACGAGACCATCAGAACCCTCTATTGCGACCGGACATGCCAAGCTCAACCCTGGCCTAAGCACAGACAAATCAGCCGCGTCGTCAAGCTCTACGAGGAAGTTTGGGAGCACTTTATGGACCTGACACAGGTTCATTTCAGACCCAAAAATATCAACATACCCGTCTGCCGCATGACACCAGACCGCGTCGAGTTCAGCGGCATGCCTGGTCACAATGTCCTACCTCTCACCCTGTCTTCGGCCAGACAGCTTGTGCTCGACCCCACCCGTGCTCAGTTCGGTTGGAAAGAAGCTTTGTCGCCCTGGGAATCCCACCCTCAAGCACCGCGTCTCGACGACGAATGCAGAGCCTCCGGTGGCGTATTGTAA
- the CEL3A gene encoding glycoside hydrolase 3 (CAZy:GH3; COG:G; EggNog:ENOG503NVBN), giving the protein MALQTFFLLAAAMLANAETTGEKVSRQAPSGAQAWAAAHSQAAATLARMSQQDKINMVTGIGWDRGPCVGNTAAISSINYPQICLQDGPLGIRFGTGTTAFTPGVQAASTWDVDLIRQRGAYLGAEAKGCGIHILLGPVAGALGKIPHGGRNWEGFGADPYLAGIAMKETIEGIQSAGVQANAKHYIANEQELNRETMSSNVDDRTQHELYLWPFADAVHANVASVMCSYNKLNGTWACENDKALNQILKKELGFQGYVLSDWNAQHSTALSANSGLDMTMPGTDFNGRNVYWGPQLNNAVNAGQVQRSRLDDMCKRILAGWYLLGQNQGYPAINIRANVQGNHKENVRAVARDGIVLLKNDGILPLSKPRKIAVVGSHSVNNPQGINACVDKGCNVGTLGMGWGSGSVNYPYLVSPYDALRTRAQADGTQISLHNTDSTNGVSNVVSDADAVVVVITADSGEGYITVEGHAGDRSHLDPWHNGNQLVQAAAAANKNVIVVVHSVGQITLETILNTNGVRAIVWAGLPGQENGNALVDVLYGLVSPSGKLPYTIGKRESDYGTAVVRGDDNFREGLFVDYRHFDNARIEPRYEFGFGLSYTNFTFSDIKITSNVKPGPATGQTIPGGPADLWEDVATVTATITNSGAVEGAEVAQLYIGLPSSAPASPPKQLRGFSKLKLAPGASGTATFNLRRRDLSYWDTRLQNWVVPSGNFVVSVGASSRDIRLTGTITA; this is encoded by the exons ATGGCTCTTCAAACCTTCTTCCTGCTGGCGGCAGCCATGCTGGCCAACGCAGAGACAACAGGCGAAAAGGTCTCTCGACAAGCACCGTCTGGCGCTCAAGCATGGGCCGCCGCCCACTCCCAGGCTGCCGCCACTCTGGCCAGAATGTCACAGCAAGACAAGATCAACATGGTCACGGGCATTGGCTGGGACAGAGGGCCTTGCGTGGGAAACACAGCTGCCATCAGCTCCATCAACTATCCTCAAATCTGTCTTCAGGATGGACCATTGGGCATTCGCTTCGGCACTGGTACCACCGCCTTCACACCTGGCGTCCAAGCTGCTTCGACATGGGACGTTGATCTGATCCGGCAGCGCGGTGCTTACCTGGGCGCCGAAGCCAAGGGCTGCGGCATTCACATCCTTTTGGGGCCCGTCGCCGGTGCCCTGGGCAAGATTCCCCACGGCGGTCGCAACTGGGAGGGATTTGGCGCCGACCCCTACCTTGCCGGTATTGCCATGAAGGAGACCATCGAGGGTATTCAGTCAGCAGGCGTCCAGGCCAACGCCAAGCACTACATTGCAAACGAACAAGAGCTCAACCGCGAGACCATGAGCAGCAATGTGGATGACCGCACTCAGCACGAGCTCTACCTCTGGCCCTTTGCCGACGCCGTGCACGCCAACGTCGCCAGCGTCATGTGCAGTTACAACAAGCTCAATGGCACGTGGGCTTGCGAGAATGACAAGGCTCTGAATCAGATCTTGAAGAAGGAGCTCGGTTTCCAGGGCTACGTTCTCAGCGACTGGAATGCTCAGCACAGCACTGCTCTGTCTGCTAACAGCGGTCTGGACATGACTATGCCTGGTACCGATTTCAACGGCCGCAATGTCTACTGGGGCCCTCAACTGAACAACGCTGTCAACGCCGGCCAGGTTCAGAGATCCAGACTAGACGACATGTGCAAAAGAATCTTGGCTGGCTGGTACTTGCTCGGTCAGAACCAGGGCTATcccgccatcaacatcagGGCCAACGTTCAGGGCAACCACAAGGAAAACGTACGTGCTGTTGCCAGAGACGGCATCGTCTTGCTGAAGAACGATGGAATTCTGCCGCTTTCCAAGCCGAGAAAGATTGCTGTCGTGGGCTCCCACTCCGTCAACAATCCCCAGGGAATCAACGCCTGTGTtgacaagggctgcaatGTTGGCACCCTTGGCATGGGCTGGGGTTCAGGCAGCGTCAACTACCCCTATCTTGTGTCCCCGTACGATGCTCTCCGGACTCGTGCTCAGGCCGATGGCACACAAATCAGCCTCCACAACACTGACAGCACTAACGGTGTGTCAAACGTTGTGTCTGACgctgatgctgttgttgttgtcatcaCTGCTGATTCTGGTGAAGGGTACATCACTGTCGAGGGCCACGCTGGCGACCGCAGCCACCTTGACCCGTGGCACAATGGCAACCAACTTGTTCAGGCTGCCGCGGCTGCCAACAAGAACGTCATCGTTGTTGTGCACAGTGTTGGCCAGATCACCCTGGAGACTATCCTCAACACCAATGGAGTCCGCGCGATTGTGTGGGCTGGTCTTCCGGGCCAAGAGAATGGCAACGCTCTTGTTGATGTTCTCTACGGCTTGGTTTCGCCATCTGGAAAGCTTCCCTACACCATTGGCAAGAGGGAGTCGGACTATGGCACAGCCGTTGTTCGTGGGGATGATAACTTCAGGGAGGGCCTTTTTGTTGACTACCGTCACTTTGACAATGCCAGGATCGAGCCGCGGTATGAGTTTGGCTTTGGTCTTT CTTACACCAATTTCACCTTCTCCGACATCAAGATTACGTCCAATGTCAAGCCGGGGCCCGCTACTGGCCAGACCATTCCCGGCGGACCTGCCGACCTGTGGGAGGACGTTGCGACAGTCACTgcaaccatcaccaactcggGTGCTGTCGAGGGCGCTGAGGTTGCCCAGCTTTACATCGGCCTGCCGTCCTCGGCTCCTGCCTCTCCCCCGAAGCAGCTGCGTGGATTTTCCAAGCTGAAGCTGGCCCCGGGTGCCAGCGGCACTGCCACATTCAACCTCAGACGCAGAGATCTCAGCTATTGGGATACCCGCCTCCAGAACTGGGTCGTGCCCAGCGGCAACTTTGTCGTCAGCGTCGGCGCCAGCTCGAGAGATATCCGCTTGACGGGCACCATCACGGCGTAG
- a CDS encoding hypothetical protein (EggNog:ENOG503NUT8): MKTSATLFMAMSALVAAEPMSVLRQKKLDLWSAQSEAGVFDINRYAAQAATSCVNGKAGEYQCKNVDLVSFLRHQDMGSSTRRGNDVWGWTHAASGREFGAVGQTDGTAFVEIKADGSLVYLGRLPTQTTSSSWRDMKVIGNHVYIGAESSNHGLQVFDLTKLLTITTPRTFSITSDLKARFTGFGNSHNIVAHEEKNMIYAVGTGTAAGCRGGLFMVNVTNPAAPTSAGCMSAGGYVHDAQCVVYKGPDTRYTNKEICFNFNEDTLDIVDVTNKRSPVTLSSTGYTGSSYTHQGWLADAGMRYLLLDDELDEQNRKGPAANQKTTTYIVDISSLTAPKFTGTYQSPATAIDHNQYVHNGLSYQANYGSGLRIVDVRSVTTDPTGKSFKEVGFFDCYPEDDSVGGRAEFTGTWSVYPYFKSGHILLNSIERGIFVLKYTGA, from the exons ATGAAGACCTCCGCCACGCTCTTCATGGCCATGTCGGCCTTGGTCGCCGCCGAGCCCATGTCGGTGCTGCgccagaagaagctcgaccTCTGGTCCGCCCAGAGCGAGGCCGGTGTCTTCGACATCAACCGCTACGCTGCCCAGGCCGCCACCTCTTGCGTCAACGGCAAGGCTGGCGAGTACCAGTGCAAGAACGTTGACCTGGTCTCGTTCTTGCGCCACCAGGACATGGGCTCCAGCACCCGCCGCGGTAACGACGTCTGGG GATGGACCCACGCCGCCTCAGGCCGTGAGTTCGGCGCTGTTGGCCAGACTGACGGCACCGCTTTCGTCGAGATCAAGGCTGACGGCTCTCTCGTCTACCTTGGCCGTCTCCCCACCCAGACCACATCGTCTTCGTGGCGTGACATGAAGGTCATCGGCAACCATGTCTACATTGGTGCCGAGTCCAGCAACCACGGTCTTCAGGTCTTTGACTTGACCAAgctcctcaccatcaccaccccccgcaCCTTCAGCATCACCTCCGACCTCAAGGCCCGCTTCACTGGCTTCGGCAACAGCCACAACATCGTCGCCCACGAGGAGAAGAACATGATCTACGCTGTCGGCACCGGCACTGCCGCCGGCTGCCGCGGTGGTCTCTTCATGGTCAACGTGACCAACCCCGCCGCTCCCACCTCGGCCGGCTGTATGTCGGCTGGCGGCTACGTCCACGACGCCCAGTGCGTGGTCTACAAGGGTCCCGACACCCGCTACACCAACAAGGAGATCTGCTTCAACTTCAACGAGGACACCCTCGACATTGTTGACGTGACCAACAAGCGCAGCCCAGTCACGCTCTCCAGCACGGGGTACACCGGTTCCTCGTACACGCACCAGGGCTGGCTCGCCGACGCCGGCATGCgctacctcctcctcgatgacGAGCTGGATGAGCAGAACCGCAAAGGTCCTGCCGCCAACCAAAAGACCACCACCTACATTGTCGACATCTCCAGCCTGACTGCCCCCAAGTTCACCGGCACCTACCAGAgccccgccaccgccatcgacCACAACCAGTACGTCCACAACGGCCTCAGCTACCAGGCCAACTACGGCTCTGGTCTCCGCATCGTTGATGTCCGCAGCGTTACCACCGATCCTACTGGCAAGAGCTTCAAGGAGGTTGGCTTCTTTGACTGCTACCCCGAGGATGACTCTGTTGGTGGCCGTGCCGAGTTCACCGGTACCTGGTCTGTGTACCCTTACTTCAAGAGCGGCCACATCCTTCTCAACTCGATCGAGAGGGGTATCTTCGTGCTCAAGTACACCGGCGCTTGA